In Streptomyces sp. HUAS ZL42, the DNA window TCCCGAATCGAGGCTCCCCCACGGCGGCAGCGGCATATTCACCGCCGCCAGTTGAGGACGTTACGGAAGGTGGGCACAGCGCAACACCCCCTTCGGGCCCAATCTTGAATGGTCCGAACGGACTATGGGTAAACGGCAGATCACCCGGGGGAGTGAGCTGGCGACATGCGTGACTTTCCCGGCAAAACGGGACAGTTGCATTGCGTCACAACGGGCGCCAGGTGACACACGAGGCGGATTCGGACACGCCCCCAGAAAAAAATTGGGGTACGACCAGAACGATTCGGGGTCGCCGGACGTATTGATACGTGGCCCTACTGCCGTGACAGTTGAGAGCAGCTTAGGCCAATGCCTATACGCGTGTCCGGCGAATGAGAACGTAGGCTGCCCTCATGCCAAAGAAGCGCTCGGGCGGTGGTCTGTCGGCAACGCAGCAGGCCGCCAAGTTCCTCGGTGTCAGTGTGCTCGCGGGAGCCGTCCTGGCCGGTATCGCGCTGCCCGCGTTCGGCGCGCTCGGTCTCGCGGCGAAGGGATCGGTGGAGAGCTTCGACGAGCTCCCGGCCAATCTCAAGACGCCACCACTGAGCCAGCGCACCACGATCCTCGACGCGGACGGCGGGCAGATCGCCACGGTCTACTCGCGCGACCGCACGGTGGTCGAGCTCAAGGACGTCTCGCCCTACATGCAGAAGGCGATCGTCGCGATCGAGGACTCGCGCTTCTACCAGCACGGCGCGGTCGACCTGAAGGGCATCCTGCGCGCGCTCAACAAGAACGCCCAGAGCGGCGGTGTCTCGCAGGGCGCGTCCACGCTGACGCAGCAGTACGTCAAGAACGTCTTCGTCGAGGAGGCCGGCGACGACCCGACGAAGGTCGCCGAGGCCACCCAGCAGACCCTCGGCCGGAAGATCAAGGAGCTGAAGTACGCGATCCAGGTGGAGGAGGAGCTCGGCAAGAAGAAGATCCTCGAGAACTACCTGAACATCACGTTCTTCGGCGAGCAGGCATACGGCGTCGAGGCCGCCGCCCAGCGCTACTTCTCCAAGCGCGCCAAGGACCTCACCCTGCCGCAGGCGGCGCTCCTCGCGGGCATCGTCCAGTCGCCCAGCCGGTACGACCCGGTGAACGACGAGAAGGAGGCCACCACGCGGCGCAACACCGTGCTGCAGCGCATGGCCGAGGTCGGCGACGTCTCCCAGGCCGAGGCGGACAAGGCCAAGGAGACACCGCTGGGCCTGAAGATCAGCCAGCCGAAGAACGGCTGCATCACCGCGGTCAAGGGCGCCAGCTTCTTCTGCAAGTACGTGGAGAAGGTCTTCCTCAGCGACCCGGTCTTCGGCAAGACCAAGGAGGACCGGGCGAAGGTCTGGAACCAGGGCGGCCTGACCATCACCACGACGCTCGAGCCGCAGGCCCAGAAGTCGGTTCAGTCCTCCCTCAAGGAGCACGTCTACAAGTCCGACAAGGTCGCCGCGGCCGCCACCCTGGTCGAGCCCGGCACCGGCAAGATCCTGGGGATGGGCCAGTCGAAGCCGTACGGCTACGGCAAGAACGAGACCGAGATCAACTACTCGGTCGGCTCCAACATGGGCGGCTCCAACTTCGGCTTCCCGACCGGTTCGACGTTCAAGCCGTACGTGGCCGCGGCCGCGCTGGAGGAGGGCCGGCCCGCGACACAGGCGTACTCGTCGCCGTACGAGATGAACTACCCGAGCCCCGTCCAGACCTGCGACAGCAGCCCGTGGGTCAACCAGGACGGCGCGACCGTGGAGAACGAGAGCGCGTCGGAGAAGGGGCCGTACCGGCTGAAGGAGGCGATGGCCAAGTCGGTCAACACCTACTTCGTGCAGATGATCTCCGACATCGGCCTCTGCCCGGTGGTGAAGATGACCGACGCGCTGCACGTGGTGCAGGGCAACGGTGACAAGCTCCCCGAGGTGCCCGCCATCGCGCTCGGTTCGAAGGGCATCTCCCCGCTGACGATGGCGACCGCGTACGCCGCCTTCGCCTCCCGGGGCATGTACTGCACGCCGATCGCCATCGAGTCGATCACGCAGAAGGTCGGCAACCAGCAGAAGTCGCTGCAGGTGCCGAAGTCGACGTGCTCGCGCGCGATGAGCGAGAAGACCGCGGACACCGTCAACACGCTGCTGCGCGGCGTGGTCGACTCCGGTACGGGCCAGCAGGCCGGCCTCACCGACCGCGAGAGCGCCGGTAAGACGGGTACGACGGACGAGCGCAAGAACGCCTGGTTCGTCGGCTACACCCCGAACCTCTCCGGCGCCGTCTGGGTCGGCAGCGCCACCCAGAAGGTCAAGATGACCCAGATCACCATCGGCGGCGTCTACCACGAGCTCGTCTACGGCGGCCAGGTCCCCGGCCCGATCTGGAAGGACGCCATGAGCGGCGCCCTTTCCGGCAAGCCGGCCGAGTCCTTCAACCTCGTCTCCATCCCCGACATCGACGACAAGGACAAGGGCAGGGGCGACGACGACGGGAACAACGGCGGCAACGGCGGAGGTCTCGGCGGCCTGCTCAACGGCGGCACGGGCGACGGCACGACGCCGAACCCCAGCTTCTCCATCCCGGAGGGCTGGATCCAGGGCGGCGACAACGCCGGCAACAACGGGAACGGGAACGGCGGCAACTTCCCGTGATGTAGCGGGTCCGCCGGTCCGCTCGCCGGTCCGGCGCATACGGCGATGGGGCACCCCTCCGAAGAGGGGCGCCCCATCGCCGTATGGCCGTATGGCCGTATGGCCGTATGGCCGTATGGCCGTAAGAGGGTGCGGCTCGTAAGAGGGGTGTGGCTCAGCCGCCGTAAAGCGGTAAGGGCGTCCCTCAGCCGGCCAGAAGCTTCTTGACCGCGGCGGCGACCCGGCCGCCCTCGGCCTGCCCGGCCACCTTCGGGTTCACGATCTTCATGACCGCACCCATGGCACGCGGCCCCTCGGCACCGGCCGCCTTCGCGTCCTCGACGGCCTGGGCCACGATCGCGTTCAGCTCGTCGTCGCTGAGCTGCTTGGGCAGGTACGCGGCGAGGACCTCGCCCTCGGCGTTCTCCCGCGCGGACTGCTCGGCACGACCACCCTGCGCGAAGGCGTCCGCGGCCTCACGGCGCTTCTTCGCCTCCTTGGCGATCACTTTCTGCACCTCGTCGTCGGAGAGCTCGCGCTTCTCCTTGCCCGCGACCTCCTCCTTGGTGATCGCGGCGAGCGTCAGCCGGAGCGTCGAGGAGCGGAGCTCGTCGCGCTCCTTGATCGCGGCGTTGAGGTCTTCCTGCAGCTTCGACTTGAGCGTGGTCATGGGTTTGATTGTCGCAGGTGTGGGGGGCGGGACGCCCGCGGATTTGGCGGGCGCCGCTTCGATGGGCGGCCGGGCACGGGAGTTGGGCGCCGTCTGACACGATGGACGTATGCGCGCGCGATACGGAGTACCTCTGGGAATCGCGGCGGCTGGAGCCGCCGGTCTGGTGTACGCGGCGGGTTTCGAGACCCGCTCCTTCCGTCTGCGAAGGGTGACGGTCCCGGTCCTCCCGGCCGGGATGCCTCCGCTGCGCGTCCTGCAGGTCTCCGACATCCACATGGTCGGCGGCCAGCGCAAGAAGCAGCGCTGGCTGCGCTCGCTGGCCGGCCTGCGCCCCGACTTCGTGATCAACACGGGCGACAACCTGTCCGACACGGAGGGCGTGCCGGAGGTCCTGGACGCGCTGGGCCCCCTGATGGAGTTCCCTGGCGCGTACGTCTTCGGTTCGAACGACTACTACGGCCCGAAACTCCGCAACCCGGCCCGCTACCTGCTGGAAAAGGCCCAGGGCCGCCACGGCCTGAACGGCAACCCGCCCGCGGTCGACGTCGTCCACAACCCGTGGGAGGACCTGCGTGACGGCTTCGACGCGGCGGGCTGGCTCAACCTGACGAACACACGCGGGACGCTGAAGGTCGAGGGCGGCGTGTCGATCGAGCTGACCGGCCTGGACGACCCCCACATCAAGAGGGACCGCTACACGGAGGTGGCCGGCGGCCCTTCGAGGTCGGCGGACCTCTCGATAGGCGTCGTGCACGCGCCGTACCTGCGGGTGCTGGACGCGTTCGCGGCGGACGACTACCCCCTGGTCCTGGCCGGCCACACCCACGGCGGCCAGCTGTGCATCCCCTTCTACGGAGCGCTGGTCACCAACTGCGACCTGGACACGGACCGTGTGAAGGGCCTGTCCACACACACGGCGGAGGGCAGGACGGCGTACCTGCACGTGTCGGCGGGCTGCGGGACGAACAGGTACACACCGGTACGGTTCGCGTGCCCACCGGAGGCGACGCTGCTGACGCTGGTGGAGCGGGGACAGGAAGTAGGGGGTCGGGAGTAGGGACCAGGCCGGGTCGCCAGACGGTGGGGGGTAACCCACACGGATCGTCCGCATCGCCCTCTTTGTCCGCCCCGCCTAGCGTGAGGGCATGATCGCCCCGATACCCAGGGACATCCCGGACCTCCCCGCGGTCCCGGGCAGACCCAAGCGACCACCCTCCCGCGTCCCGGCCTCGG includes these proteins:
- a CDS encoding GatB/YqeY domain-containing protein; its protein translation is MTTLKSKLQEDLNAAIKERDELRSSTLRLTLAAITKEEVAGKEKRELSDDEVQKVIAKEAKKRREAADAFAQGGRAEQSARENAEGEVLAAYLPKQLSDDELNAIVAQAVEDAKAAGAEGPRAMGAVMKIVNPKVAGQAEGGRVAAAVKKLLAG
- a CDS encoding transglycosylase domain-containing protein, whose amino-acid sequence is MPKKRSGGGLSATQQAAKFLGVSVLAGAVLAGIALPAFGALGLAAKGSVESFDELPANLKTPPLSQRTTILDADGGQIATVYSRDRTVVELKDVSPYMQKAIVAIEDSRFYQHGAVDLKGILRALNKNAQSGGVSQGASTLTQQYVKNVFVEEAGDDPTKVAEATQQTLGRKIKELKYAIQVEEELGKKKILENYLNITFFGEQAYGVEAAAQRYFSKRAKDLTLPQAALLAGIVQSPSRYDPVNDEKEATTRRNTVLQRMAEVGDVSQAEADKAKETPLGLKISQPKNGCITAVKGASFFCKYVEKVFLSDPVFGKTKEDRAKVWNQGGLTITTTLEPQAQKSVQSSLKEHVYKSDKVAAAATLVEPGTGKILGMGQSKPYGYGKNETEINYSVGSNMGGSNFGFPTGSTFKPYVAAAALEEGRPATQAYSSPYEMNYPSPVQTCDSSPWVNQDGATVENESASEKGPYRLKEAMAKSVNTYFVQMISDIGLCPVVKMTDALHVVQGNGDKLPEVPAIALGSKGISPLTMATAYAAFASRGMYCTPIAIESITQKVGNQQKSLQVPKSTCSRAMSEKTADTVNTLLRGVVDSGTGQQAGLTDRESAGKTGTTDERKNAWFVGYTPNLSGAVWVGSATQKVKMTQITIGGVYHELVYGGQVPGPIWKDAMSGALSGKPAESFNLVSIPDIDDKDKGRGDDDGNNGGNGGGLGGLLNGGTGDGTTPNPSFSIPEGWIQGGDNAGNNGNGNGGNFP
- a CDS encoding metallophosphoesterase — protein: MRARYGVPLGIAAAGAAGLVYAAGFETRSFRLRRVTVPVLPAGMPPLRVLQVSDIHMVGGQRKKQRWLRSLAGLRPDFVINTGDNLSDTEGVPEVLDALGPLMEFPGAYVFGSNDYYGPKLRNPARYLLEKAQGRHGLNGNPPAVDVVHNPWEDLRDGFDAAGWLNLTNTRGTLKVEGGVSIELTGLDDPHIKRDRYTEVAGGPSRSADLSIGVVHAPYLRVLDAFAADDYPLVLAGHTHGGQLCIPFYGALVTNCDLDTDRVKGLSTHTAEGRTAYLHVSAGCGTNRYTPVRFACPPEATLLTLVERGQEVGGRE